The DNA region GCGTTCAGCGCGGAGGAGGCGGAAACGCTCCGCGCCCTCCTCGCCCGAGTCTCCGAGAGCCTGACGACAGACCCGATCCTCAAAAGTTAGAAGAGCGCAGACATCAGCCGGCGACGGGCCTTGATCACGCGCTCGTCGTCAGCGCCGACCACCTCGAAAAGCTCCAGCAGGTGCAGCCGGACCGTGTTCCGCTCGTCGCCCGCGGTCGCCTGGACCGTGCTGATCAGCCGCGCGAACGCATCGTCGACGTGCCCACCCATCAGGTCGACATCGGCGACCAGCAACTGCGCCTCGACGTCCGTCGGGTTGTCGGCCGCACGCGTCCGTACATCGGCCGGCACGTCCTGGGTGCGCTTCACCAGCTGCACCCGGGCCAGCCCGGACTTCGCCTCGGCGTCGGCCGGAGTCTCCTTGAGCAGCTCCTCGTACGCCGCAATCGCGCCGTCCAGGTCACCTGCAGCGACTGCGTTCTCGGCCGTCTCGTACCGCGGGTTCGGCGCCTCTTCCTCCTCGGCGTCAGCGTCAGCAGCGGAGCCGACCGGCTCAGCGCGCCCAGTGATGCCGTTCGCCACCGCCACGGTCAGCAGCTGGTCGAGGTACTGCCGGACCTCCGGCTCACCGAGGACGCCCTGGAACAACGGCACCGGTTGACCGCGCAGGATCGCGATCACCACGGGCACCCCCTGTACGCCGAACGCCTGGGCCACCTGCGGGTTCGCGTCGACGTCGACCCGGGCCAGCAGGAACTTCCCGGCGTACTCGGTCGACAGCTGGACCAGCACCGCACCGAGAGCGTTCGAGCCCTGCGACCGCGGCGACCACAGCTCGACCACCACCGGCGCCTGGAGGGAGCGATCGATCACGTCGGCCTGGAAGTTCGCCTCGCTGACGTTCAGCACATAGAGCCCGCCGGCGGCGCCGCCTTCAGCGGATGGCGTTCCAGGGGCGCCGGCCGGCTTGCGCAGGGCCGACAGATCGATCGCCCCGGGACGGGAGAAGTTGGACTGGCTCACCACTGTCCTCGCATTCCGTGCGCAGTACCTACTACGTTCACAAGTCCATCCTCTACGACGCGGCCGAACTCTGCTGCCCCCGGGTCGCCATCAACAGTCTCGCCAGGCCGCTGCGGGTCCCCGCGACCGCGATCCGGTCCCCCGGCCGGATCTCGCGCTCCGGCGACGGGGACCAGTTCCAGGCTCCCCCGAGGTCCTGCCGCGCGAGCACCCGCAAGCCGCCGGGCTCGTTCAGCTTACCGAGCTGCCGACCGACCGCGGCCGCCCCGGACTCGACGGTCACCTCGGTCAGCAGGAGTACGCGGCGGCCGGCCAGAACGGTCACCTGGCTGCGCCGGTTCGCCACCGCGGCGGCGATCTCCGGCGCGACCAGCATC from Mycobacteriales bacterium includes:
- a CDS encoding tetratricopeptide repeat protein; this encodes MSQSNFSRPGAIDLSALRKPAGAPGTPSAEGGAAGGLYVLNVSEANFQADVIDRSLQAPVVVELWSPRSQGSNALGAVLVQLSTEYAGKFLLARVDVDANPQVAQAFGVQGVPVVIAILRGQPVPLFQGVLGEPEVRQYLDQLLTVAVANGITGRAEPVGSAADADAEEEEAPNPRYETAENAVAAGDLDGAIAAYEELLKETPADAEAKSGLARVQLVKRTQDVPADVRTRAADNPTDVEAQLLVADVDLMGGHVDDAFARLISTVQATAGDERNTVRLHLLELFEVVGADDERVIKARRRLMSALF